One Trichoplusia ni isolate ovarian cell line Hi5 chromosome 6, tn1, whole genome shotgun sequence DNA segment encodes these proteins:
- the LOC113494875 gene encoding sodium-independent sulfate anion transporter, translating to MIPRRKHNASSGSLPPPDDKHASNDYILSDSESRCGWRAAVRRRFNRKTLHKRLPVTSWLPQYNAEQAVGDLIAGITVGLTVIPQSLAYSNIAGLPPQYGLYGSFLGCFVYIVLGGCRAVPAGPTAIASLLTYQVAGGVVEKAILLNFLTGLVELLMGVLGLGFLINFVSGPVSSGFTSAVALMIATSQVKDLFAISVSGTTFLQQWISIFRNLHAASLWDPVLGFTCIAVLLFLRKIGMIKLGCKSEDGPSTKQKVITKGLWLISTCRNAIVVVVTGVLGYWFVAEYGTSPVRLMGAIPSGVPIPQLPPFSYVRADNSTADFLDMVSELGSGLLVIPLIVLLEDIAICKAFSDGRTIDATQEMIALGVASVANSFMQAYPGGGSLARSVVSNGSGVKTTLNGVYTGVMVILALQFFTQYFGYIPKAALAAVIVSAILFMVEYNVIKPMWRAKKLDLIPGVGTFVLCLTLPIELGILTGVIVNIIFILYHAARPKLSVEMLKTEHGVEYLMITPDRCLMFPSVDYVRRLVTKHAASSSVPVVIECTHIYSADYTAAKSIEQLTGDFHARRQPLYFYNVKPSVCSIFEAVAKPEHFVVFYEDEELDRLLAADERLARPEPTKLAPLPPA from the exons ATGATCCCGCGCCGCAAGCACAACGCCTCCTCCGGCTCGCTGCCGCCGCCCGACGACAAGCACGCCAGCAACGACTACATCC TGTCTGACAGCGAGTCTCGGTGCGGATGGCGCGCAGCGGTGCGCCGCCGCTTTAACCGCAAGACTCTGCACAAGAGGCTGCCCGTGACGTCATGGCTCCCGCA GTACAACGCAGAGCAGGCGGTGGGCGACCTCATCGCCGGCATCACCGTGGGGCTGACCGTGATCCCGCAGTCGCTGGCGTACTCCAACATCGCGGGGCTGCCGCCGCAGTACGGGCTGTACGGCTCGTTCCTGGGGTGCTTCGTGTACATAGTGCTGGGCGGCTGCCGCGCCGTGCCCGCGGGCCCTACGGCCATCGCGTCGCTACTCACGTACCAGGTGGCCGGCGGCGTGGTGGAGAAGGCGATCCTCCTCAACTTCCTGACGGGGCTGGTGGAGTTGCTCATGGGCGTGCTGGGCCTGGGCTTCCTCATTAACTTCGTGTCCGGCCCGGTGTCGTCTGGCTTCACGTCGGCGGTCGCGCTTATGATTGCCACTTCCCAGGTCAAGGACTTGTTCGCGATCTCCGTCAGCGGCACCACGTTCTTACAACAGTGGATTTCTATTTTCCGCAACCTACATGCGGCCTCGCTGTGGGACCCGGTGCTTGGGTTTACATGTATTGCCGTCTTACTCTTTCTGCGG AAAATAGGAATGATCAAACTGGGCTGCAAGTCTGAAGACGGTCCTAGCACGAAACAGAAAGTGATCACCAAGGGTTTGTGGCTGATCAGCACTTGCCGCAACGCCATCGTGGTGGTGGTGACCGGAGTGCTCGGCTACTGGTTCGTCGCCGAATACGGCACTTCGCCCGTGCGGCTCATGG GAGCGATTCCGTCGGGCGTGCCAATACCGCAGCTGCCGCCGTTCAGCTACGTGCGCGCCGACAACTCCACGGCTGACTTCCTAGACATGGTGTCGGAATTGGGCTCGGGACTGCTAGTCATCCCTCTCATCGTTCTGCTGGAGGACATCGCCATTTGCAAGGCCTTTTCTGACGGACGGACTATCGACGCCACTCAAGAGATGATCGCTCTAGGCGTGGCCAGCGTCGCTAACTCGTTCATGCAGGCATATCCAGGAGGCGGCTCGCTAGCGCGCTCCGTGGTCTCCAACGGCTCCGGCGTCAAGACCACCCTCAATGGCGTGTACACCG GAGTCATGGTTATCCTGGCGCTGCAGTTCTTTACGCAATACTTCGGCTACATCCCTAAAGCGGCGCTGGCGGCGGTCATCGTCTCGGCCATTCTTTTTATGGTTGAATATAATGTCATCAAACCTATGTGGCGAGCGAAAA AGTTGGACTTAATCCCGGGAGTGGGTACGTTCGTGCTGTGCCTGACGCTGCCCATCGAGCTCGGCATCTTGACCGGCGTCATCGTGAACATCATCTTCATCCTGTACCACGCCGCGCGGCCCAAGCTGTCGGTAGAGATGCTCAAG ACGGAGCACGGCGTGGAGTACCTGATGATCACGCCGGACCGCTGCCTCATGTTCCCGTCCGTGGACTACGTGCGGCGGCTGGTGACCAAGCACGCGGCCAGCAGCTCCGTGCCCGTCGTGATCGAGTGCACGCACATCTACAGCGCGGACTACACGGCCGCCAAGAGCATCGAGCAGCTGACGGGCGACTTCCACGCGCGCCGCCAGCCGCTCTACTTCTACAACGTGAAGCCGTCAGTGTGCTCCATCTTCGAGGCCGTGGCCAAGCCCGAGCACTTCGTGGTGTTCTACGAGGACGAGGAGCTGGACCGGCTGCTGGCCGCCGACGAGCGTCTGGCGCGGCCCGAGCCCACCAAGCTGGCGCCGCTGCCGCCCGCCTAG